Proteins from one Paenibacillus amylolyticus genomic window:
- a CDS encoding TetR/AcrR family transcriptional regulator: protein MTAKRGRPRNMETQNAILTASYELLLEQGFGTVTIEKIAERAQVSKATIYKWWPNKGAVIMDGYMSAATARLPVPDTGSVLEDIRIHASNLVRFLTSREGKVITQIIGEGQSDEGLAEEYRTRYIQPRRREAWGILEKGVERGELKSGMDIGLYIDLIYGPVFYRMLVTGEAMDDTFIDVLLRSLFEGIQSNK, encoded by the coding sequence ATGACTGCCAAAAGAGGACGTCCGCGTAACATGGAAACCCAGAATGCCATTCTTACAGCATCCTATGAGTTGTTGTTGGAGCAAGGATTCGGGACGGTTACGATTGAGAAGATTGCTGAACGTGCACAGGTGAGCAAAGCGACCATCTACAAATGGTGGCCGAACAAGGGCGCTGTCATCATGGACGGATATATGTCTGCCGCAACGGCAAGATTACCTGTACCGGATACAGGTTCGGTATTGGAAGATATACGCATACATGCGAGTAATCTGGTTCGTTTTTTGACCAGTCGGGAAGGAAAAGTGATTACGCAGATTATCGGAGAAGGGCAATCGGATGAAGGGCTTGCCGAAGAATACCGTACAAGATACATCCAACCACGTCGGCGTGAAGCTTGGGGCATTCTGGAGAAGGGTGTGGAGCGCGGCGAATTGAAGAGTGGGATGGACATTGGACTGTACATTGATCTGATCTATGGACCGGTATTCTATCGCATGTTGGTGACTGGTGAAGCGATGGATGATACGTTTATAGATGTACTGCTCCGTTCATTGTTTGAAGGCATTCAGTCCAATAAGTAG
- a CDS encoding LLM class flavin-dependent oxidoreductase, producing the protein MKFALFSLMMNLPNAVTGEALTTQQKFHNILEQAKLAERLGFDAYGIGERHGAPFLSSSPPVVLTAIAAATTRIRLLTTVTVLSILDPVRVAEDYATLDQLSGGRLEMIIGKGNDPRHYPLFGISEEEQWDSLDERYHLLRRLWSEENVTWQGTYRPPLEGVTTWPRPLQQSIPIWHGSASSTVSTELAAKYGEPLFTSNSFHPQAKYKALIDHYRERLDYYGHDPQQALIGSGAGSLYLANTGEEAIRRYKPYYEAFHATAAAQHNQSPFTDLEDNIARGPALIGSPEQVIEKILDYHAAYGHQVLSISVDGLTHSEQLEQVERFAKEVAPVLRRELPSSVWNEPPVLTQQSSFLSSNATDTWPTAISPIFQV; encoded by the coding sequence ATGAAATTTGCCTTGTTTAGTCTCATGATGAATCTCCCTAATGCCGTAACCGGGGAAGCTCTGACGACTCAGCAGAAATTCCACAATATATTAGAGCAGGCGAAGCTGGCTGAACGACTGGGATTCGATGCCTATGGGATCGGTGAACGACACGGTGCACCTTTTCTATCTTCATCGCCACCTGTCGTATTAACCGCAATAGCCGCAGCAACCACACGCATTCGGTTACTAACCACCGTCACTGTTCTCAGTATACTTGATCCAGTCCGGGTTGCCGAGGATTATGCCACGCTCGATCAATTATCAGGTGGACGGCTGGAGATGATCATCGGGAAAGGCAATGACCCTCGACATTATCCGCTGTTTGGCATAAGCGAAGAGGAACAATGGGACTCACTCGATGAACGGTATCATTTGCTAAGACGGTTGTGGTCTGAAGAGAATGTCACCTGGCAGGGAACGTATCGCCCTCCGCTTGAGGGCGTGACCACGTGGCCCAGACCGCTTCAGCAGTCCATCCCCATCTGGCATGGTAGCGCGTCCAGCACGGTCTCAACCGAACTCGCTGCCAAATATGGCGAGCCGCTCTTCACGTCGAATTCTTTTCACCCTCAGGCCAAATACAAAGCGTTAATCGATCATTATCGGGAGCGTCTCGATTATTATGGTCATGATCCGCAGCAAGCATTGATTGGCTCTGGTGCCGGCAGTCTGTATCTTGCCAATACGGGTGAAGAAGCCATTCGTCGCTATAAGCCCTATTATGAAGCGTTCCATGCCACCGCCGCCGCACAGCATAACCAGTCGCCCTTCACCGATCTGGAGGATAACATTGCACGTGGCCCTGCGTTAATAGGCAGTCCGGAACAAGTGATTGAGAAAATTCTGGACTATCATGCCGCTTACGGACATCAGGTGCTGAGTATCAGCGTAGATGGATTGACGCATAGCGAGCAGTTGGAGCAAGTGGAGCGTTTTGCCAAGGAAGTAGCCCCTGTATTACGCCGTGAACTGCCAAGTTCAGTATGGAATGAACCCCCGGTGTTAACCCAGCAATCCTCCTTCCTGTCCTCTAATGCTACAGATACATGGCCCACAGCCATCTCACCCATATTCCAGGTATAA
- a CDS encoding MFS transporter, with protein sequence METTQQVKKAPVPTWIIFLLASACGLIVANLYYAQTVIGPISMTTGLSSAAAGLIVTLTQIGYVIGLLFIVPLSDITENRRLVVLFLIVLVGALIAAAFSPTAIVFLTASLFIGIGSVVAQILVPYATYLTSEEQRGQVVGNVMSGLLLGIMLARPVASFITSLFGWQTVFVISAVVIALLMLLLSRALPARQPDPTLKYGQLIVSLGTLFRTMPLLRRRAFYQASLFGAFSLFWTTVPLRLANDFGMSQQGIAWFALAGVGGAIAAPIAGRLADRGLTRILTGAAMIIAAASFGLAYAFQSHSTFALILLVIVAITLDMAVSGNLVLGQRIIYSLGNDARGRVNGIFMSIFFVGGAIGSSLGSWSYANGGWSLTTLIGLIMPLLALVYYFTEKKAVVVSNK encoded by the coding sequence ATGGAAACGACACAACAAGTGAAGAAGGCTCCTGTACCCACCTGGATTATTTTTTTACTGGCTTCCGCTTGTGGCTTAATTGTGGCAAACCTGTATTATGCTCAGACCGTTATCGGACCGATCAGCATGACAACAGGACTGTCTTCGGCTGCTGCCGGATTAATTGTAACGTTGACACAGATTGGCTATGTCATTGGTTTGCTGTTTATCGTACCGCTCAGTGATATTACGGAAAATCGGCGCCTCGTCGTGCTTTTCCTGATTGTACTGGTCGGCGCCCTGATTGCTGCGGCTTTCTCGCCCACGGCTATTGTATTTCTGACTGCCTCCCTATTCATCGGTATAGGTTCTGTTGTCGCGCAAATTCTCGTACCCTATGCAACATATCTAACTTCCGAAGAGCAGCGCGGGCAGGTTGTCGGTAATGTCATGAGCGGTCTGTTGTTGGGCATTATGCTCGCTCGTCCTGTCGCAAGCTTCATCACCAGTCTCTTCGGATGGCAGACGGTATTTGTAATCTCGGCTGTTGTCATCGCTCTTCTGATGCTGCTTCTATCCCGTGCTCTGCCTGCTCGCCAGCCTGATCCCACCTTGAAATACGGGCAATTAATCGTGTCGTTGGGCACACTGTTCAGAACAATGCCGCTGCTGCGCCGCCGGGCGTTCTATCAGGCCAGTCTGTTTGGTGCCTTCAGCTTGTTCTGGACCACGGTTCCGCTCAGGCTCGCTAACGATTTTGGCATGTCACAGCAAGGCATTGCCTGGTTTGCACTGGCTGGTGTCGGAGGTGCCATAGCCGCTCCCATTGCCGGGAGATTGGCCGATCGCGGACTAACCCGTATACTCACGGGGGCTGCCATGATCATCGCTGCGGCTTCATTTGGTTTGGCTTATGCGTTCCAGAGCCACTCCACGTTTGCACTGATCCTGCTTGTGATCGTGGCAATTACACTGGATATGGCTGTCTCGGGTAATCTGGTGCTGGGTCAACGCATCATTTACTCCTTAGGAAATGATGCGAGAGGACGGGTAAACGGCATATTCATGTCGATCTTTTTTGTCGGCGGTGCGATCGGTTCCTCTCTTGGAAGCTGGTCTTATGCTAACGGAGGTTGGAGTCTCACTACACTGATTGGCCTGATCATGCCGCTGCTTGCTTTGGTGTATTACTTTACGGAAAAGAAAGCGGTAGTCGTCAGCAACAAATAG
- a CDS encoding VOC family protein, with amino-acid sequence MSVIGPDFISLQVSNLESSAEFYQNYLGLVRSQAGPPHAVVFDTKPIAFALRDLLPGTELGSGAQPGLGIALWLHAPDTQDIHDKLVAAGVKITSAPIDGPFGRTFTFADPDGYQVTLHSKA; translated from the coding sequence ATGTCAGTAATCGGACCGGATTTCATTTCACTTCAAGTCAGCAATCTTGAAAGCTCTGCCGAATTTTATCAGAATTATCTTGGACTGGTACGCTCACAGGCGGGGCCACCTCATGCGGTGGTCTTTGATACCAAGCCTATTGCATTTGCTCTACGTGACCTATTGCCAGGAACCGAACTCGGTTCAGGTGCTCAGCCGGGGCTTGGTATCGCCCTGTGGCTTCATGCACCGGATACGCAAGATATTCACGACAAGCTTGTGGCAGCAGGCGTTAAGATTACATCTGCACCGATAGATGGACCATTCGGAAGAACTTTTACATTTGCCGACCCGGACGGGTACCAGGTTACGCTTCACAGTAAAGCTTAA